A genome region from Diorhabda carinulata isolate Delta chromosome 2, icDioCari1.1, whole genome shotgun sequence includes the following:
- the LOC130903922 gene encoding inositol polyphosphate 5-phosphatase K-like isoform X2 — protein MDNLRLYLVTYNVGTSSPDQDLKELLSITDHKNDKRPDFFILAFQEVKAQPQNMLMDTLFDDPWTFAIKDLLHKDYIKLKACRLQGLLLLTFCLKKHLLNIREMDTEYTRTGLAGMWGNKGAVSIRLNLYGCSICIVNSHLSAHDNHLDDRVEDYNSIINDQEFHVPETSKIFYHDYVFWMGDLNFRLNEEFDRTPEEIERLIVKKEIKALFEHDQLRHVMKKGEAFSELTEQDPTFPPTFKFTVGTPTYDYKRRPAWCDRILYRVNSNNYENITLKAEQLTYKSHPNYSLSDHKPVSAEFIIKVFSDYSESVIEFDKITSWDVEGENKAYYRLTKGIQENSEDWIGLFKENFCALDEYVTYEYVSKCSTPTDDSSKSGSSKTQDTKKYEITFPDLPNRFKGNYCLLYFSQNEDKVTSVLGISNVFPIVKADSD, from the exons ATGGACAATTTAAG GCTATATTTGGTTACTTATAACGTTGGAACGAGTTCTCCAGATCAAGATTTGAAAGAATTATTGTCGATTACTGATCACAAAAATGATAAACGTCCAGATTTTTTTATCCTAGCTTTTCAAGAGGTTAAAGCACAACCCCAAAATATGTTGATGGACACTTTATTTGACGATCCCTGGACTTTTGCAATCAAAGATCTTCTGCACAAAGACTATATCAAATTAAAAGCATGTAGGCTTCAAGGGCTGCTATTACTAACATTCTGTTTGAAAAAACACCTTTTGAATATCAGGGAGATGGATACAGAGTATACCAGAACTGGTTTAGCAGGAATGTgg GGAAACAAAGGTGCTGTATCCATAAGATTAAATCTATATGGTTGTTCAATTTGCATTGTAAACTCCCATCTAAGTGCCCATGACAACCATTTAGATGATAGGGTAGAAGATTATAATAGTATCATCAATGATCAAGAATTCCATGTACctgaaacttcaaaaatattttaccatgA CTATGTATTTTGGATGGGAGATCTTAATTTTCGCTTAAATGAAGAATTCGACAGAACTCCAGAAGAAATTGAAAGGTtaatagtgaagaaagaaaTTAAAGCTTTGTTTGAACACGATCAACTTAGACATGTGATGAAGAAAGGAGAAGCTTTTAGTGAACTTACTGAACAAGATCCGACGTTTCCTCCCACGTTCAAGTTTACAGTGGGCACTCCTACTTATGACTACAA aaGACGACCAGCATGGTGTGATAGAATACTGTATCGagttaattcaaataattatgaaaatataactCTAAAAGCAGAACAACTTACATACAAGTCCCATCCCAATTATTCTCTTAGTGATCACAAGCCTGTTTCTGCTGAATTCATTATTAAG GTATTTTCAGATTACTCTGAATCTGTGATTGAATTTGACAAGATCACATCTTGGGACGTCGAAGGAGAGAATAAGGCATACTACAGACTTACAAAAGGCATTCAAGAAAACAGTGAGGATTGGATAGGACTGTTTAAg GAAAATTTCTGTGCTTTGGATGAGTATGTAACCTATGAATATGTCAGTAAATGTTCAACACCAACAGACGATAGCAGCAAGAGCGGCAGTAGTAAAACTCAAGATAcgaagaaatatgaaataacatttcCGGATTTACCTAACAGATTCAAAGGCAATTATTGTCTTTTATATTTCAGTCAAAACGAAGATAAAGTCACTAGTGTGTTAGGTATAAGCAACGTATTTCCTATTGTTAAAGCAGACAGTGACTAG
- the LOC130903922 gene encoding inositol polyphosphate 5-phosphatase K-like isoform X1 translates to MDNLRLYLVTYNVGTSSPDQDLKELLSITDHKNDKRPDFFILAFQEVKAQPQNMLMDTLFDDPWTFAIKDLLHKDYIKLKACRLQGLLLLTFCLKKHLLNIREMDTEYTRTGLAGMWGNKGAVSIRLNLYGCSICIVNSHLSAHDNHLDDRVEDYNSIINDQEFHVPETSKIFYHDYVFWMGDLNFRLNEEFDRTPEEIERLIVKKEIKALFEHDQLRHVMKKGEAFSELTEQDPTFPPTFKFTVGTPTYDYKRRPAWCDRILYRVNSNNYENITLKAEQLTYKSHPNYSLSDHKPVSAEFIIKIPQPVSKMPKVQIDSQPCVDQVFSDYSESVIEFDKITSWDVEGENKAYYRLTKGIQENSEDWIGLFKENFCALDEYVTYEYVSKCSTPTDDSSKSGSSKTQDTKKYEITFPDLPNRFKGNYCLLYFSQNEDKVTSVLGISNVFPIVKADSD, encoded by the exons ATGGACAATTTAAG GCTATATTTGGTTACTTATAACGTTGGAACGAGTTCTCCAGATCAAGATTTGAAAGAATTATTGTCGATTACTGATCACAAAAATGATAAACGTCCAGATTTTTTTATCCTAGCTTTTCAAGAGGTTAAAGCACAACCCCAAAATATGTTGATGGACACTTTATTTGACGATCCCTGGACTTTTGCAATCAAAGATCTTCTGCACAAAGACTATATCAAATTAAAAGCATGTAGGCTTCAAGGGCTGCTATTACTAACATTCTGTTTGAAAAAACACCTTTTGAATATCAGGGAGATGGATACAGAGTATACCAGAACTGGTTTAGCAGGAATGTgg GGAAACAAAGGTGCTGTATCCATAAGATTAAATCTATATGGTTGTTCAATTTGCATTGTAAACTCCCATCTAAGTGCCCATGACAACCATTTAGATGATAGGGTAGAAGATTATAATAGTATCATCAATGATCAAGAATTCCATGTACctgaaacttcaaaaatattttaccatgA CTATGTATTTTGGATGGGAGATCTTAATTTTCGCTTAAATGAAGAATTCGACAGAACTCCAGAAGAAATTGAAAGGTtaatagtgaagaaagaaaTTAAAGCTTTGTTTGAACACGATCAACTTAGACATGTGATGAAGAAAGGAGAAGCTTTTAGTGAACTTACTGAACAAGATCCGACGTTTCCTCCCACGTTCAAGTTTACAGTGGGCACTCCTACTTATGACTACAA aaGACGACCAGCATGGTGTGATAGAATACTGTATCGagttaattcaaataattatgaaaatataactCTAAAAGCAGAACAACTTACATACAAGTCCCATCCCAATTATTCTCTTAGTGATCACAAGCCTGTTTCTGCTGAATTCATTATTAAG ATTCCACAACCAGTATCAAAAATGCCAAAGGTACAAATAGATTCACAACCATGTGTTGATCAGGTATTTTCAGATTACTCTGAATCTGTGATTGAATTTGACAAGATCACATCTTGGGACGTCGAAGGAGAGAATAAGGCATACTACAGACTTACAAAAGGCATTCAAGAAAACAGTGAGGATTGGATAGGACTGTTTAAg GAAAATTTCTGTGCTTTGGATGAGTATGTAACCTATGAATATGTCAGTAAATGTTCAACACCAACAGACGATAGCAGCAAGAGCGGCAGTAGTAAAACTCAAGATAcgaagaaatatgaaataacatttcCGGATTTACCTAACAGATTCAAAGGCAATTATTGTCTTTTATATTTCAGTCAAAACGAAGATAAAGTCACTAGTGTGTTAGGTATAAGCAACGTATTTCCTATTGTTAAAGCAGACAGTGACTAG
- the LOC130890823 gene encoding multiple coagulation factor deficiency protein 2 homolog, giving the protein MLWKCLNLLSLFVVYTEPRGPHHPRGENIVKRHVHYTPSKNANEKLTEDMQLLHDKEHIQEHLEDLIPDPDFSKMSDAELEFYYFQVHDSDKNSKLDGLELLQAILHTDENYGYQDDDEEHVQHDDSPDFNYYVELIDQVLEEDDVDHDGYLSYSEYVSQRRLQNKNAVKKTTR; this is encoded by the exons AT gTTATGGAAATGTCTCAATTTACTATCATTATTTGTTGTTTACACGGAGCCCAGAGGTCCACATCATCCTAGAGgcgaaaatattgtaaaaagaCATGTTCATTACACTCCTAGTAAAAATgctaatgaaaaattaactgaaGATATGCAGTTGCTACATGATAAGGAACACATACAG GAACACTTGGAAGATTTAATTCCCGACCcggatttttcaaaaatgtccGACGCAGAATTAGAGTTCTACTATTTTCAAGTACACGATAgcgataaaaattcaaaattagatGGATTGGAATTGTTACAAGCTATTCTTCATACTGATGAAAATTATGGGTACCAAGATGATGATGAGGAGCACGTACAACACGATGATTCTCcagattttaattattatgttg AATTAATCGATCAAGTATTAGAAGAAGATGACGTCGATCACGACGGTTATCTGAGTTACTCAGAGTACGTTTCACAAAGACGACTGCAAAATAAAAACGCCGTTAAGAAAACGACAAGATAG
- the LOC130890822 gene encoding uncharacterized protein LOC130890822 isoform X2, translating into MYLIDQPQVSVHAKNSLGQTPIFHSAQSGYVEITAFLIAKGADVNAQNCMKNTPLHLSVLHPPIMRLLIENGADLNMLNLHHNTPIYNAVSLNCLEVVCMLLYYNCDPTVKNIYKRTPLIKAIMCKNSEIQDALFDYTDDFNDIGCEEDSVLTLALTYKSPYLKQILSKGTSPTIDDVIQSLFRNNYRIFKKLWRMLPRKELNTPRKFGQFADEVRRRNVMKYIDIVLKHSDDYVFERLAYCFDSFVNLNAFLDVTVDDSGLNQITKFVCALLQYDCRFSAPFVYDLYVYFGYCDLFKYFLYIDQIDYPPIYCVEWIIPKYIFNIRSDIRYICHLVNSNYRQTNNVDVVLKTLEFSADSCLVDLVRKYKHCERCIRLSYMVPTVPSLLELAREKTRQYIVDKYNFFTPSQFYTFINDLDINNVYKKILRWEQPIYFYNI; encoded by the coding sequence ATGTATTTGATTGATCAACCTCAAGTTTCGGTACACGCTAAAAATTCATTGGGTCAAACTCCCATTTTTCATTCGGCACAATCCGGATATGTGGAAATAACCGCATTTCTGATTGCGAAAGGAGCCGATGTTAACGCTCAGAATTGCATGAAAAACACTCCTCTACATTTATCGGTATTACATCCGCCGATAATGAGATTGTTAATCGAGAACGGCGCCGAtttaaatatgttgaatttaCATCACAACACCCCTATTTACAACGCTGTTTCTTTAAATTGTCTCGAAGTAGTGTGTATGTTGTTGTATTATAATTGCGACCCTACGGTTAAAAACATCTACAAACGTACACCGTTGATAAAAGCCATCATGTGCAAAAATTCCGAAATACAAGACGCGTTATTCGATTACACCGACGATTTCAATGATATCGGTTGCGAGGAGGATTCCGTTCTAACGTTAGCTTTGACGTACAAAAGTccttatttaaaacaaattttatccaAAGGTACGTCACCGACTATCGACGATGTAATACAATCTTTGTTCAGAAATAATTACAGGATATTCAAAAAACTATGGAGAATGTTACCGCGCAAAGAATTGAATACTCCAAGAAAGTTCGGTCAATTCGCTGATGAAGTGCGCAGACGTAACGTGATGAAATACATCGATATCGTTTTAAAACATTCCGATGATTATGTTTTCGAAAGATTGGCTTATTGTTTCGATTCATTCGTGAATTTAAACGCCTTTCTAGACGTTACCGTCGACGACAGCGGTTTAAATCAGATTACGAAATTTGTTTGCGCGTTGTTGCAGTACGATTGCAGATTCTCTGCGCCATTCGTTTACGATCTTTACGTCTACTTCGGATACTGTGATTTATTCAAGTATTTCCTATACATAGATCAAATAGATTATCCCCCTATTTATTGTGTAGAATGGATTATCCCTAAATATATCTTCAATATTCGAAGTGACATAAGATACATCTGTCATTTAGTTAACAGCAATTATCGTCAAACGAATAACGTAGATGTTGTTTTGAAAACGTTGGAATTCAGCGCGGATAGTTGTTTGGTCGATCTCGtcagaaaatataaacattgcGAAAGGTGTATAAGGTTGAGTTATATGGTACCGACGGTACCTTCTCTATTGGAATTAGCCAGAGAAAAAACTAGACAGTATATagttgataaatataattttttcacccCATCGCAATTTTATACCTTTATTAATGACTTGGAcattaataatgtttataaaaaaatattgaggtgGGAACAacccatttatttttataatatttga
- the LOC130890822 gene encoding serine/threonine-protein phosphatase 6 regulatory ankyrin repeat subunit C-like isoform X1, which yields MAEVDETFYNSLACFYYHKNENSYYNDTASFNGVLRATLTENIEELNRYKKRKGGLNSHDQFGNTPLHVAAIRNKLKSVMYLIDQPQVSVHAKNSLGQTPIFHSAQSGYVEITAFLIAKGADVNAQNCMKNTPLHLSVLHPPIMRLLIENGADLNMLNLHHNTPIYNAVSLNCLEVVCMLLYYNCDPTVKNIYKRTPLIKAIMCKNSEIQDALFDYTDDFNDIGCEEDSVLTLALTYKSPYLKQILSKGTSPTIDDVIQSLFRNNYRIFKKLWRMLPRKELNTPRKFGQFADEVRRRNVMKYIDIVLKHSDDYVFERLAYCFDSFVNLNAFLDVTVDDSGLNQITKFVCALLQYDCRFSAPFVYDLYVYFGYCDLFKYFLYIDQIDYPPIYCVEWIIPKYIFNIRSDIRYICHLVNSNYRQTNNVDVVLKTLEFSADSCLVDLVRKYKHCERCIRLSYMVPTVPSLLELAREKTRQYIVDKYNFFTPSQFYTFINDLDINNVYKKILRWEQPIYFYNI from the exons ATGGCCGAGGTTGATGAAACATTTTACAATAGTTTAGCG TGTttttattatcacaaaaatgaaaattcctatTACAATGATACGGCATCTTTCAATGGTGTGCTGAGAGCTACTCTTACCGAAAACATAGAAGAGCTCAATAGATACAAAAAAAGGAAAGGAGGTCTCAATAGCCATGATCAATTTGGAAATACTCCATTACATGTAGCTGCTATTCGCAACAA atTAAAATCCGTAATGTATTTGATTGATCAACCTCAAGTTTCGGTACACGCTAAAAATTCATTGGGTCAAACTCCCATTTTTCATTCGGCACAATCCGGATATGTGGAAATAACCGCATTTCTGATTGCGAAAGGAGCCGATGTTAACGCTCAGAATTGCATGAAAAACACTCCTCTACATTTATCGGTATTACATCCGCCGATAATGAGATTGTTAATCGAGAACGGCGCCGAtttaaatatgttgaatttaCATCACAACACCCCTATTTACAACGCTGTTTCTTTAAATTGTCTCGAAGTAGTGTGTATGTTGTTGTATTATAATTGCGACCCTACGGTTAAAAACATCTACAAACGTACACCGTTGATAAAAGCCATCATGTGCAAAAATTCCGAAATACAAGACGCGTTATTCGATTACACCGACGATTTCAATGATATCGGTTGCGAGGAGGATTCCGTTCTAACGTTAGCTTTGACGTACAAAAGTccttatttaaaacaaattttatccaAAGGTACGTCACCGACTATCGACGATGTAATACAATCTTTGTTCAGAAATAATTACAGGATATTCAAAAAACTATGGAGAATGTTACCGCGCAAAGAATTGAATACTCCAAGAAAGTTCGGTCAATTCGCTGATGAAGTGCGCAGACGTAACGTGATGAAATACATCGATATCGTTTTAAAACATTCCGATGATTATGTTTTCGAAAGATTGGCTTATTGTTTCGATTCATTCGTGAATTTAAACGCCTTTCTAGACGTTACCGTCGACGACAGCGGTTTAAATCAGATTACGAAATTTGTTTGCGCGTTGTTGCAGTACGATTGCAGATTCTCTGCGCCATTCGTTTACGATCTTTACGTCTACTTCGGATACTGTGATTTATTCAAGTATTTCCTATACATAGATCAAATAGATTATCCCCCTATTTATTGTGTAGAATGGATTATCCCTAAATATATCTTCAATATTCGAAGTGACATAAGATACATCTGTCATTTAGTTAACAGCAATTATCGTCAAACGAATAACGTAGATGTTGTTTTGAAAACGTTGGAATTCAGCGCGGATAGTTGTTTGGTCGATCTCGtcagaaaatataaacattgcGAAAGGTGTATAAGGTTGAGTTATATGGTACCGACGGTACCTTCTCTATTGGAATTAGCCAGAGAAAAAACTAGACAGTATATagttgataaatataattttttcacccCATCGCAATTTTATACCTTTATTAATGACTTGGAcattaataatgtttataaaaaaatattgaggtgGGAACAacccatttatttttataatatttga
- the LOC130903563 gene encoding uncharacterized protein LOC130903563, translated as MNLTVLTIFCLTFATFVSVSSQAYIGAAPVCYGNSCPVETTRCKKHIESSDQGYLRITIDCLDIVGASLKEYYFQEPSSLNPYTKYESTSYSDITTNSNLPLWKGNEFENLRRNGYFY; from the exons atGAATTTAACTGTTTTGACAATATTCTGTTTAACTTTTGCTACATTCGTATCAGTGTCTTCCCAGGCTTACATAGGAGCCG caCCGGTTTGTTATGGTAATTCCTGTCCTGTAGAAACGACTCGATGCAAAAAACATATAGAATCTTCTGATCAAGGGTATTTACGAATTACCATAGATTGTCTGGATATTGTTG gaGCTAGTTTGAAGGAATATTACTTCCAAGAACCAAGTTCTTTGAATCCGTATACTAAGTACGAGAGTACTTCTTACTCGGATATTACAACTAATTCAAATCTACCTTTATGGAAAGGGAATGAATTCGAAAACTTAAGACGTAATGGTtacttttattga